A single window of Flagellimonas maritima DNA harbors:
- a CDS encoding GxxExxY protein: MSDKLLYKDESYFVIGLCMDVHNELGKGFSESVYADALEIELGINGVPYQKEVNYRINYKGKVLKHHYYADFVIDNKIILELKAIEKIASGHVK; this comes from the coding sequence TTGTCTGACAAACTACTTTATAAAGACGAATCTTACTTCGTAATAGGATTATGCATGGATGTCCACAATGAATTAGGCAAAGGTTTTAGCGAATCCGTTTATGCCGATGCATTAGAAATTGAGCTTGGTATTAATGGAGTTCCATATCAAAAAGAAGTGAATTATAGAATCAATTATAAAGGAAAGGTTCTGAAACATCATTACTATGCTGATTTTGTAATCGATAATAAAATCATTCTGGAACTGAAAGCTATAGAAAAAATTGCCAGTGGTCATGTCAAGTAA
- the map gene encoding type I methionyl aminopeptidase, with protein sequence MIKIKTSEEIELMRESALVVSKTLGMLASEIKPGANPLKLDKLAEEFIQEQGAKPGFLGMYDFPNTLNWSPNAQVVHGIPDNEPLKEGDIISVDCGAFKNGYYGDHAYTFEVGEVADETRKLLKITKESLYVGIREFKEGNRVGDVGYAIQKYCENHGYGIVRELVGHGLGKELHEDPQMPNYGKRGRGKKFVEGMVVAIEPMVNMGTRRIKQLKDGWTILTVDGKPSAHFEHDVALIDGKPELLSTFQYIYDALGITSDEEAEFRRHEFH encoded by the coding sequence ATGATAAAAATCAAAACTTCTGAAGAAATTGAATTAATGCGTGAAAGCGCTTTGGTCGTTTCCAAAACTTTGGGCATGTTGGCCTCAGAAATAAAACCTGGGGCGAATCCTCTTAAGTTAGATAAATTGGCAGAGGAATTTATTCAAGAACAAGGTGCAAAACCTGGGTTCCTAGGAATGTACGATTTTCCAAACACATTAAATTGGAGTCCCAATGCACAAGTCGTCCATGGCATTCCCGATAATGAACCATTAAAAGAGGGCGATATCATCTCAGTGGATTGTGGTGCATTTAAAAATGGATACTATGGTGACCATGCCTATACTTTTGAAGTTGGTGAAGTAGCAGATGAGACCCGAAAATTATTAAAAATAACCAAAGAGTCTTTATATGTTGGAATACGGGAGTTTAAAGAGGGTAATCGTGTTGGTGATGTTGGATATGCTATTCAAAAATATTGTGAAAACCATGGTTATGGTATTGTAAGGGAACTAGTTGGCCATGGCTTAGGAAAAGAGCTTCATGAGGACCCGCAAATGCCCAATTATGGGAAAAGAGGCAGAGGAAAAAAATTTGTAGAAGGAATGGTCGTAGCTATAGAACCTATGGTCAATATGGGTACTCGTAGAATTAAACAACTTAAAGACGGGTGGACAATTTTGACTGTTGATGGAAAACCAAGCGCTCATTTTGAACATGACGTGGCGCTAATTGATGGGAAACCGGAGCTGCTCTCCACATTTCAATACATCTATGATGCACTGGGCATTACAAGTGATGAAGAAGCGGAATTTAGAAGACACGAATTTCACTAA
- a CDS encoding Na(+)-translocating NADH-quinone reductase subunit F, with translation MRRILTEQELHNLAMNIVGRQLETDGFEFMAINSKPKKNPQYVCLKEKNLHFIVVRNVEYPNDPKDFDIELMKKIKNHAIKFEAKTYFAGVGLSNATDRTLPVYLNEEYIVDYEGLIEI, from the coding sequence ATGAGAAGAATACTGACAGAACAAGAGCTTCACAATCTGGCCATGAATATTGTTGGAAGACAATTGGAAACGGATGGGTTTGAATTTATGGCAATTAATAGCAAGCCAAAAAAAAATCCGCAATATGTTTGTTTAAAGGAGAAAAACCTTCATTTTATTGTTGTTAGAAATGTGGAATATCCAAACGACCCCAAAGATTTTGATATAGAATTAATGAAAAAGATTAAAAATCATGCCATTAAATTTGAGGCGAAGACCTATTTTGCCGGCGTAGGCCTTTCCAATGCTACCGACAGGACATTGCCGGTTTATCTAAATGAAGAATACATTGTTGATTATGAGGGATTAATAGAAATATAG
- the nqrE gene encoding NADH:ubiquinone reductase (Na(+)-transporting) subunit E, with the protein MLEHLELFFKSIFIDNMVFAVFLGMCSYLAVSKKVATAVGLGAAVIFVLAVTVPLNWLLDQYLLQDGALAWLGPDYADYNLSFLSFIMFIATIATMVQLVEIVVEKFSPSLYNSLGIFLPLIAVNCAILGGSLFMQAREIPSLGLALNYGISSGIGWFLAILAIAAIREKIRYSNVPPPLRGLGITFIITGLMGIGFQSFGGMLTGDNDPPEGTEPTTAEKVEEKEIKKEIEEDEKAVSYNDVINE; encoded by the coding sequence ATGTTAGAGCATTTAGAATTATTTTTCAAGTCCATATTCATTGATAACATGGTTTTTGCCGTGTTTTTGGGAATGTGTTCCTATCTTGCGGTTTCAAAAAAAGTGGCCACTGCGGTTGGCCTTGGTGCTGCGGTAATCTTTGTATTGGCGGTGACCGTTCCTTTAAACTGGTTATTGGATCAGTATTTATTGCAAGATGGTGCACTGGCATGGTTGGGCCCCGATTATGCAGACTATAACTTGAGCTTTTTATCTTTTATTATGTTTATCGCAACCATTGCTACAATGGTGCAATTGGTAGAGATTGTTGTGGAAAAATTTTCTCCATCATTATATAATTCATTAGGAATCTTTTTGCCTTTGATAGCTGTAAATTGTGCTATTTTGGGCGGCTCATTGTTTATGCAGGCCAGGGAAATACCTTCTTTGGGCCTTGCGCTGAATTACGGAATAAGTTCTGGTATAGGATGGTTCCTGGCGATTCTTGCTATTGCAGCAATTCGTGAAAAAATAAGATATTCCAATGTTCCTCCTCCGTTGAGAGGATTAGGAATTACGTTCATCATAACAGGACTAATGGGTATTGGCTTTCAGAGTTTTGGAGGTATGCTAACCGGTGATAATGACCCACCTGAAGGAACAGAGCCTACAACAGCCGAAAAAGTTGAAGAAAAAGAAATTAAAAAAGAGATTGAAGAAGATGAAAAAGCAGTCTCTTATAACGATGTCATAAACGAATAA
- a CDS encoding FAD:protein FMN transferase yields the protein MKGFIQVVVLLLFISCTSKPKLIKNQNIGEALGTTFSIIYISEYELDYQKEIDSIFQAFNKSMSTYLPDSDISKINSGDSTLIIDQMFRDVFMQSKLVHYETNGYFDPTVGVLVDAWGFGPGKQIELDSTKVDSLMQYVGFQKIGLTQDYRIVKIKKEISFDFNAIAKGYAIDRLGQMLNEKGIKHYLVEVGGEVLTKGTNIINEKPWKVAIDDPNDLSARGRAAIVELQDMALASSGNYRKFRIDDETGQKYVHTINPKTGYTKNSNILSATVVTASCIKADAYATAFMAMDLNKTKDLLSKRDDLEAFVIYLDEQGNSQNFMTKGFEKIVVK from the coding sequence ATGAAAGGATTTATTCAAGTTGTTGTTCTTTTACTTTTTATCAGTTGTACATCAAAACCAAAACTCATAAAAAACCAAAATATTGGTGAAGCTTTGGGCACAACATTTTCCATTATTTATATTTCAGAGTATGAATTGGACTATCAAAAAGAGATAGATTCCATTTTTCAGGCTTTCAATAAATCAATGTCAACCTATTTGCCAGATTCTGATATTTCAAAAATAAACAGCGGTGATTCAACACTTATAATCGACCAAATGTTCCGTGATGTTTTCATGCAAAGCAAGCTAGTGCATTATGAGACTAATGGATATTTTGACCCTACCGTTGGTGTTTTGGTAGATGCATGGGGTTTTGGACCTGGCAAACAAATAGAACTTGATAGCACAAAAGTTGACAGTTTGATGCAATATGTAGGATTTCAGAAAATTGGACTCACCCAAGATTACAGAATTGTCAAAATAAAAAAGGAAATAAGTTTTGATTTTAATGCAATAGCCAAGGGCTATGCTATTGACCGTTTGGGACAAATGCTAAATGAAAAGGGAATAAAGCATTACCTGGTTGAGGTAGGTGGAGAAGTGTTGACCAAAGGAACGAATATAATTAATGAAAAGCCATGGAAAGTTGCGATTGATGATCCCAATGATTTGAGTGCAAGGGGTAGGGCGGCAATAGTTGAACTACAGGATATGGCTTTGGCATCTTCCGGCAATTATCGAAAATTTAGAATAGATGATGAAACTGGACAGAAATATGTACACACTATTAACCCCAAAACCGGCTACACAAAGAATTCAAATATTCTTTCAGCAACTGTTGTCACAGCGTCTTGTATTAAAGCAGATGCTTATGCCACTGCATTTATGGCAATGGATTTAAATAAAACCAAAGATTTACTGAGTAAAAGAGATGATTTGGAAGCGTTTGTTATATATTTGGATGAGCAAGGAAATTCTCAAAATTTTATGACGAAAGGTTTTGAAAAGATTGTGGTAAAATAA
- the nqrF gene encoding NADH:ubiquinone reductase (Na(+)-transporting) subunit F, with protein MILATSTGGTILITVVAFLILLLLLVALLLFTKEKLSPSGPVTLTINGEKQIEVASGGTLLSTLGNQKVFLPSACGGGGTCIQCECHVLSGGGEALPTETPHFSRKELQHGARLACQVKVKQDMEITIPEEVFGIKKWDAKVVRNYNVASFIKEFVVEIPEDMNYKAGGYIQIEIPPCEVKYEDIDITAHPEEHETPDKFQAEWDKFNLWPLVMKNPETVERAYSMASYPAEGREIMLNVRIATPPWDRSKNGWMDVNPGVASSYIFALKEGDPVTISGPFGEFFINESESEMLYVGGGAGMAPMRSHLYHLFKTLETNRKVTYWYGGRSKRELFYIDHFKQLEKDFPNFKFYMALSEPLEEDNWKVKEDIDAPGDGFVGFIHNCVIDNYLNHHESPEDIELYFCGPPLMNKAVQKMGEDFGIPDEHIRFDDFGG; from the coding sequence ATGATATTAGCGACAAGTACTGGTGGTACCATTTTAATAACCGTAGTTGCATTTTTAATTTTATTATTGCTATTGGTGGCACTATTGCTGTTTACCAAAGAAAAACTTTCCCCCTCCGGACCTGTAACGTTAACAATCAATGGCGAAAAGCAAATTGAGGTCGCTTCCGGTGGAACTTTGCTATCTACATTGGGAAATCAAAAAGTCTTTTTGCCCTCAGCATGCGGGGGCGGTGGAACATGTATTCAATGTGAATGCCATGTACTTTCCGGCGGTGGAGAAGCATTACCAACAGAAACACCACATTTTTCAAGGAAAGAGTTACAGCACGGTGCCAGACTGGCTTGTCAAGTAAAAGTAAAACAGGACATGGAGATAACCATTCCTGAAGAAGTATTCGGAATAAAGAAATGGGACGCGAAAGTGGTCCGTAACTACAACGTTGCATCTTTTATCAAAGAATTTGTAGTTGAGATTCCCGAAGACATGAATTATAAGGCAGGGGGTTATATTCAGATTGAAATTCCACCATGTGAGGTCAAGTATGAAGATATTGATATTACCGCCCATCCTGAAGAGCATGAAACACCTGATAAATTTCAAGCAGAGTGGGATAAATTTAATTTATGGCCTTTGGTCATGAAGAATCCGGAAACAGTTGAAAGAGCTTACTCCATGGCTTCTTATCCAGCAGAAGGTCGAGAGATCATGTTAAATGTTCGTATTGCAACTCCACCATGGGACCGTTCTAAAAATGGATGGATGGATGTTAATCCAGGTGTGGCTTCATCCTATATTTTTGCCCTTAAAGAAGGTGACCCGGTTACTATTTCAGGTCCATTTGGTGAATTTTTTATCAACGAATCGGAATCGGAGATGCTTTACGTTGGCGGAGGAGCGGGAATGGCACCAATGCGCTCCCATTTATACCATCTTTTCAAAACTTTGGAAACCAATAGAAAAGTCACTTATTGGTACGGTGGACGTTCGAAGCGTGAACTGTTCTATATTGACCATTTCAAGCAATTGGAAAAAGATTTCCCAAACTTCAAATTTTATATGGCACTTTCAGAACCATTGGAGGAAGATAATTGGAAAGTAAAGGAAGATATTGATGCTCCAGGGGATGGTTTTGTTGGATTTATTCACAATTGTGTGATTGACAACTATTTAAACCATCATGAATCACCCGAAGATATTGAACTTTATTTCTGTGGCCCCCCATTAATGAACAAAGCTGTTCAGAAAATGGGCGAAGACTTTGGTATCCCCGATGAGCATATCAGATTCGATGACTTCGGTGGATAA
- a CDS encoding Na(+)-translocating NADH-quinone reductase subunit A, which produces MSKDIRIKKGMNINLVGVAEQITSKAALSNVYALNLEDFHGITPKMLVKEGAEVKAGEPIFYNKNNEDMRFVSPVSGELVEIVRGARRRILTVKILADKEQSYESTNPIDLSSADGESIRSLLLKSGCWPFIKQRPYDIIANPDATPKSIFISGCTTAPLAADVDYILKGREEEVQAAIDALGKMTPGAVHVSVKDTSSSPFKSINGITLHKISGPHPAGLVGTQINKIDPVNKGEVVWTVAPQDLIIMGEFLLTGKFNAERTIALAGSSIKAPKYYITKIGAEVSTFVYASGVNEDKFRLINGDVLTGSKTTPEGYLGFYNNTVTAIPEGDDYEFFGWNKPVFNKISSTRALTFSWMNKNKKYDLDTNTNGEHRAFVVTGKYEEVFPLDIYPLQLLKACMVKDLDEMEQLGMYEVAPEDFSLTEFICISKQPHQQIIREGLDLMYQEIG; this is translated from the coding sequence ATGTCAAAAGACATTCGAATTAAGAAGGGTATGAACATCAATCTTGTTGGTGTTGCCGAACAAATTACCTCAAAAGCCGCTTTAAGTAATGTATATGCCCTGAATCTTGAAGACTTTCATGGGATTACTCCAAAAATGCTGGTTAAAGAAGGTGCCGAAGTAAAAGCAGGGGAACCCATATTCTACAATAAGAACAATGAAGACATGCGTTTTGTATCACCGGTAAGTGGTGAGCTTGTTGAAATTGTAAGAGGTGCACGCCGCCGCATCTTGACGGTAAAAATCCTTGCCGACAAGGAACAGAGCTATGAGTCAACAAATCCGATTGACTTAAGCTCCGCCGATGGTGAATCAATAAGGAGCTTGTTGTTAAAATCAGGTTGTTGGCCTTTTATTAAACAACGTCCTTATGACATTATAGCCAACCCTGATGCTACACCAAAATCAATATTCATTTCGGGCTGCACAACAGCACCTTTGGCAGCTGATGTTGATTACATATTAAAAGGCAGAGAAGAAGAAGTGCAGGCAGCAATTGATGCTTTGGGAAAAATGACTCCCGGGGCCGTCCATGTTTCAGTAAAAGACACATCGTCATCACCTTTTAAGAGTATTAACGGAATTACATTGCACAAGATTTCTGGACCCCATCCAGCAGGATTGGTAGGTACCCAAATCAATAAAATAGACCCCGTAAACAAGGGTGAAGTGGTCTGGACGGTAGCTCCCCAAGACCTTATAATAATGGGCGAATTTTTATTAACGGGCAAATTTAATGCAGAACGCACCATTGCCTTGGCAGGTTCATCCATTAAAGCCCCAAAATATTATATTACAAAAATTGGTGCCGAAGTTTCAACATTTGTTTATGCAAGTGGTGTAAATGAAGACAAGTTTAGATTGATAAACGGTGATGTGCTTACCGGTTCAAAAACAACCCCTGAGGGTTATCTTGGATTTTACAATAATACGGTAACTGCCATCCCTGAAGGAGATGATTACGAATTCTTTGGATGGAATAAACCTGTTTTCAATAAAATCTCATCAACGAGGGCATTGACATTCTCATGGATGAACAAAAACAAGAAATACGATTTGGATACCAATACCAATGGAGAACACCGAGCCTTTGTAGTGACAGGAAAATATGAAGAAGTATTTCCTTTGGATATCTATCCTCTTCAGCTTTTAAAAGCATGTATGGTCAAAGATCTGGACGAGATGGAACAGTTGGGAATGTATGAAGTCGCTCCTGAAGATTTTTCATTGACTGAATTTATTTGTATATCAAAACAACCTCACCAGCAAATAATAAGGGAAGGGCTCGATTTAATGTATCAAGAAATTGGATAA
- a CDS encoding NADH:ubiquinone reductase (Na(+)-transporting) subunit B yields the protein MGMKEKLHQIKLKFQGKKMAPAFNALHTFLYTPNETTHSGSHIRVVDDLKRTMNTVILALVPCLLFGIFNAGYQHYSAVNGFPENFSILEHFITWDNFWLGAITVLPLVIVSYGVGLAIEFVFAVIKGHEVEEGYLVTGMLVPLIVPIDTPLWMLAVAVIFGVVIGKEVFGGTGMNILNPALTIRAFLFFAYPTWMTGDKVWVHEGVERAGTADAISGETILGYLAQGNSEAIYEKYSLAEMFFGFIPGSVGETSTFLILLGGLFLIFTKIASWRIMVSAVAGSLVMGLIFNGVVEAGWIPDYSKFYGLMQFDYWKHLIVGGLAFGIVYMATDPVTGSQTNKGKWIYGFLIGFLSVMIRVFNPGYPEGVFLAILLMNVFAPTIDHYVVQGNVRRRMKRLKNATILPKPSDGKAEELKVETV from the coding sequence ATGGGTATGAAAGAAAAATTACATCAAATTAAATTAAAGTTTCAGGGCAAAAAGATGGCTCCTGCCTTTAATGCGCTACATACTTTTTTGTACACACCGAACGAAACTACACATTCAGGAAGTCATATTAGGGTTGTTGATGACCTTAAGCGAACCATGAATACAGTTATCCTGGCTTTGGTTCCTTGTTTATTGTTTGGAATATTCAATGCTGGGTACCAGCATTACTCAGCGGTTAACGGTTTTCCGGAAAACTTCTCAATATTGGAACATTTTATCACTTGGGATAACTTTTGGCTCGGGGCCATTACAGTTTTACCTTTGGTAATTGTCTCTTACGGAGTTGGTTTGGCCATTGAATTCGTTTTTGCAGTAATAAAAGGTCATGAAGTTGAAGAAGGTTATTTGGTCACAGGGATGCTGGTGCCTTTGATCGTTCCCATTGATACACCATTATGGATGTTGGCGGTAGCTGTCATTTTTGGCGTTGTCATTGGAAAAGAAGTTTTTGGAGGTACAGGAATGAATATTTTGAACCCTGCACTGACCATTCGTGCGTTTTTATTTTTCGCATATCCCACTTGGATGACCGGTGATAAGGTCTGGGTACACGAAGGGGTTGAACGAGCTGGAACTGCTGATGCTATTTCAGGGGAAACAATACTCGGTTATTTGGCGCAGGGCAACTCTGAGGCTATCTATGAAAAATATAGTTTGGCCGAGATGTTCTTTGGGTTTATTCCAGGGTCTGTCGGTGAAACCTCTACCTTTTTAATTTTGCTTGGAGGATTATTTTTGATTTTTACCAAAATTGCCAGTTGGAGGATTATGGTAAGTGCCGTTGCAGGCTCCCTGGTCATGGGACTTATATTCAATGGTGTTGTGGAAGCAGGATGGATTCCCGACTACAGTAAGTTCTACGGATTGATGCAATTTGATTATTGGAAACATTTAATAGTTGGTGGTCTGGCCTTCGGAATCGTTTATATGGCGACGGACCCCGTAACCGGCTCCCAAACAAATAAAGGGAAATGGATTTATGGATTTTTGATTGGATTCCTTTCCGTAATGATCCGTGTTTTCAATCCCGGTTATCCAGAGGGCGTATTCTTGGCTATTTTACTAATGAACGTTTTTGCACCTACCATTGATCATTATGTGGTACAAGGTAATGTCAGAAGAAGAATGAAACGATTAAAGAATGCTACTATCCTACCAAAACCTTCAGATGGTAAAGCAGAGGAACTTAAAGTAGAAACAGTTTAA
- a CDS encoding class I SAM-dependent methyltransferase, translating into MSSLFKFFLNLIPRPWLIKISYWARPLLSFLLKGKQFTDPIDGKSFRTFLPYGYENPRENVLSPSTLSLERHRLLWLYLKNETEFFTKSLKVLHFAPEQAFYKRFKNLSNIEYTTTDLNSPLAEIKADICDLPFDDNSFDVILCNHVLEHIPNDTKAMEELYRILAPDGWGIFQIPQDLKREKTFEDDSIIDKKERTRIFGQYDHVRIYGIDYFDKLRSIGFKVEEVNYTKQLSQENVEKYRLAKGEIIPLVRK; encoded by the coding sequence GTGTCTAGCCTATTTAAATTTTTTTTAAATCTCATTCCAAGGCCTTGGCTTATTAAAATTAGCTACTGGGCACGTCCCCTATTATCATTTCTTTTAAAAGGAAAACAATTCACTGATCCCATTGACGGTAAAAGTTTCAGAACATTTTTGCCTTACGGTTATGAGAATCCCCGTGAAAATGTACTTTCCCCTTCTACCCTTTCATTGGAAAGACATCGTCTCTTATGGCTTTATTTGAAAAATGAAACAGAATTTTTTACCAAGTCATTAAAAGTTTTGCATTTTGCACCAGAGCAAGCATTTTATAAAAGGTTTAAAAATTTATCCAATATCGAATATACCACAACAGATTTGAACTCCCCCTTGGCCGAAATAAAAGCGGATATCTGTGATCTTCCATTTGATGATAATTCTTTTGATGTTATTCTGTGCAACCATGTTTTGGAACATATTCCCAATGATACCAAGGCCATGGAAGAACTATATCGAATATTGGCCCCTGATGGTTGGGGTATTTTTCAAATTCCACAAGATTTAAAAAGAGAAAAAACTTTCGAAGATGATTCTATAATTGACAAAAAGGAAAGAACACGAATTTTTGGACAATATGACCACGTACGTATTTATGGTATAGACTATTTTGACAAATTACGCAGTATTGGTTTTAAGGTTGAAGAAGTGAACTACACAAAGCAGCTATCTCAAGAAAATGTAGAGAAGTATCGGTTGGCTAAAGGAGAAATTATTCCTCTTGTTCGTAAGTAA
- a CDS encoding Na(+)-translocating NADH-quinone reductase subunit C, whose amino-acid sequence MAINTEKNSYTIIFAVIMVVIVGSVLAFLASGLSDRIKENERFEKQQNILYAMGVNENTPDSGVNFIPTDVVEERFNERIKEQYVLVDGEVKKDDQAFALDVKKQLAAFKNGKEAKLPIFVGEKEGEKIYVLPMYGKGLWDAIWGFISVDKNMVIQGVYFDHKGETAGLGANIKLRFFMDDFIGESLLDNGSYAGVTVSKTNNDPLNNEKDDNEVDAIAGSTITGNGVTAMIKETLKAYKPYLETIRTN is encoded by the coding sequence ATGGCAATCAATACAGAAAAAAATAGTTACACGATAATTTTTGCTGTAATTATGGTGGTAATAGTAGGTTCTGTTCTTGCATTTTTGGCTTCGGGACTTAGCGATAGAATCAAGGAGAATGAAAGATTTGAAAAGCAACAGAATATTCTCTATGCAATGGGCGTCAACGAAAATACACCAGATAGTGGCGTAAATTTTATTCCTACTGATGTTGTTGAAGAGAGGTTCAACGAAAGGATAAAAGAGCAATATGTGCTGGTTGATGGTGAGGTCAAAAAAGATGATCAAGCTTTTGCATTGGATGTTAAGAAGCAACTAGCTGCCTTCAAAAACGGTAAAGAGGCTAAACTTCCCATTTTTGTAGGGGAAAAGGAAGGCGAGAAAATCTATGTGCTGCCTATGTATGGAAAAGGACTCTGGGATGCTATTTGGGGTTTTATCTCAGTAGACAAGAACATGGTAATACAAGGGGTTTATTTTGACCATAAAGGAGAGACCGCAGGTTTAGGAGCCAATATTAAGTTACGTTTCTTTATGGACGACTTCATTGGTGAGTCTTTATTGGACAATGGAAGTTATGCAGGAGTTACGGTTTCAAAAACCAATAATGACCCTTTGAACAATGAGAAAGATGATAATGAGGTCGACGCAATAGCAGGCTCTACTATCACAGGGAACGGAGTTACTGCTATGATAAAGGAAACTTTAAAGGCCTATAAGCCTTATTTAGAAACAATCAGAACCAATTAA
- a CDS encoding NADH:ubiquinone reductase (Na(+)-transporting) subunit D — MALLSKKDTNLILDPLADNNPITIQVLGICSALAITAELKASLVMSVSVIFVMGVGNVVISLMRNLIPSKIRIIVQLIVVATLVIVVDQVLKAFQYELSKTLSVFVGLIITNCIIMGRFEAFALGNGVWRSFLDGIGNALGYGVILIMVGFFRELLGAGTLFGIQVLGDPITKTGLYSLGYENNGFMIIPPAALIVVGVIIWVQRYRNRALIEEA, encoded by the coding sequence ATGGCATTACTATCAAAAAAAGATACAAATTTAATTTTAGACCCACTTGCGGATAATAATCCTATTACAATTCAGGTTTTGGGTATCTGTTCAGCTTTGGCTATTACGGCCGAACTGAAAGCTTCCCTGGTGATGTCCGTCTCGGTAATTTTTGTAATGGGCGTCGGTAACGTGGTCATTTCACTGATGAGAAATCTAATTCCTTCAAAAATTAGAATTATTGTACAACTTATCGTTGTTGCCACTTTGGTAATTGTGGTAGATCAAGTATTAAAAGCGTTTCAATATGAACTCAGTAAAACGCTATCGGTATTTGTAGGCCTTATTATTACCAATTGTATCATAATGGGTAGGTTCGAAGCTTTTGCATTGGGCAACGGCGTCTGGCGTTCCTTTCTGGACGGTATCGGTAATGCTTTGGGTTATGGTGTTATATTAATTATGGTTGGATTTTTCAGGGAATTATTGGGCGCAGGAACCCTGTTTGGAATACAGGTACTGGGAGACCCAATTACCAAGACAGGCTTATATTCCCTTGGTTACGAGAATAATGGATTTATGATTATCCCCCCTGCAGCTTTAATTGTCGTCGGCGTAATTATTTGGGTACAGCGTTACCGAAACAGAGCATTAATAGAAGAAGCTTAA